Proteins encoded within one genomic window of Ammonifex degensii KC4:
- a CDS encoding HAD hydrolase family protein, producing MSILIAFDLEGPLSPQDNAYEIMGRLPQGYELFERLSRYDDLLTLEGRPGYEPGDTLALIVPFLLAYGVKEEDIRAVSRTAFLTPGAKETVAELAALGLPSCIISTSYCQHACRVAWELGLPEDWVACTRLPLNAWQGELTPEDREWILEVARSFLEVPLEDDEALKRLGESFFWEEMPRRAKLGKFFSLVRVVGGTRKTEALTNFARRAGVSLDRVVAVGDSITDFHMLKTVREAGGLSIVFNGNVYSLPYGTCAVASLDLTAILPLIKTFAQEGLAAVRQEIENFSRSSGEGGPFYHWLLDRSPGEEIVSLHVRFRARLRGRAAHLG from the coding sequence CCCCAAGGTTACGAGTTATTCGAGCGTTTAAGCCGCTACGATGACCTTCTGACCTTGGAGGGGCGCCCGGGCTACGAGCCAGGAGATACGCTGGCCCTTATCGTTCCTTTTCTCCTGGCCTACGGGGTGAAAGAGGAGGACATCCGGGCCGTATCCCGCACCGCTTTCCTCACCCCCGGAGCTAAAGAAACCGTGGCGGAGCTTGCCGCCCTGGGTTTACCTTCCTGCATAATTTCCACCAGCTACTGCCAGCATGCCTGCCGGGTAGCTTGGGAGCTTGGCTTGCCAGAAGACTGGGTGGCCTGTACTCGTCTTCCTTTAAATGCATGGCAGGGTGAGCTTACCCCCGAGGATAGGGAGTGGATTCTGGAGGTAGCCCGGTCTTTCCTGGAAGTACCGCTGGAAGATGACGAGGCTTTGAAGCGGCTGGGCGAAAGCTTCTTTTGGGAGGAGATGCCGCGGCGTGCCAAGCTAGGGAAGTTCTTTAGCCTGGTGCGAGTGGTGGGAGGAACGCGCAAGACCGAAGCTTTGACCAACTTTGCCCGCCGGGCCGGAGTGTCACTCGATCGAGTGGTGGCAGTGGGGGACAGCATCACCGACTTTCACATGTTGAAAACGGTGCGGGAAGCGGGAGGCTTGAGCATAGTCTTTAACGGCAACGTCTACTCACTCCCCTACGGCACTTGTGCTGTGGCATCTTTAGACCTCACGGCCATCCTCCCGTTGATAAAGACTTTTGCCCAGGAGGGGCTTGCGGCCGTGAGGCAGGAGATAGAAAACTTTTCCCGGAGCTCCGGGGAAGGAGGTCCCTTCTACCACTGGCTGCTTGATCGGTCTCCCGGGGAGGAAATTGTCTCTTTACACGTCCGTTTCCGGGCGCGCCTGCGGGGGCGAGCAGCGCACCTCGGTTGA
- a CDS encoding carbohydrate kinase family protein, with product MVLGCGALNVDYLFATELLVTDGETFCHPVTRQPGGSAANTIYGLSKLSFPCAFVGAVGDDPDGRLALEALAEVGVNTRAVKVREGRGTGKVFAFVDPKGRRALYVSPDANLTLTLDDMLEALTPEVRWVHCSSFAGDPPFEAQREFVSRLPEEVGFSFAPGALYARRGLKELEPMLYRCTLLFLTQAELETMTGEGVLLNGARLLLNLGVRVVVVTLGGEGSVVVTPGGCDYQTALAQRVVDTTGAGDGFAAGMLYGYLKGWPLELAHRLASIVAAFVVENWGARAGMPSLEEAKKRYEATFGLPFPE from the coding sequence GTGGTTTTAGGGTGTGGCGCGCTTAACGTAGACTATCTTTTCGCTACCGAGCTTTTGGTAACCGACGGGGAGACCTTCTGCCACCCCGTAACCCGTCAGCCGGGCGGTTCGGCCGCCAATACCATCTACGGCTTGAGCAAGCTCTCTTTCCCCTGCGCCTTTGTGGGAGCGGTGGGGGACGATCCCGACGGGCGCCTAGCCCTGGAGGCCCTGGCGGAGGTCGGTGTGAACACGCGGGCCGTGAAGGTGCGGGAAGGAAGGGGAACGGGCAAGGTTTTCGCCTTCGTCGATCCCAAGGGAAGGAGGGCGCTTTACGTCTCTCCCGACGCTAACCTCACGTTGACCCTGGACGACATGCTGGAGGCTTTAACCCCGGAAGTGCGTTGGGTGCATTGCTCCTCCTTTGCCGGTGACCCTCCCTTTGAGGCCCAGCGGGAGTTCGTAAGTCGCCTACCCGAAGAGGTAGGTTTCAGCTTCGCTCCGGGAGCACTTTACGCCCGCCGGGGCTTAAAAGAACTCGAGCCCATGCTTTACCGCTGCACCCTTCTTTTCCTCACTCAGGCGGAGCTGGAAACCATGACGGGAGAAGGGGTACTTTTAAACGGCGCCCGCCTCCTGCTCAATCTAGGGGTGCGCGTGGTGGTGGTAACTCTAGGTGGAGAGGGGAGTGTGGTGGTGACTCCCGGAGGCTGTGACTACCAGACGGCCCTGGCCCAGAGGGTGGTAGACACCACCGGCGCGGGCGACGGCTTTGCGGCCGGCATGCTTTATGGCTACCTTAAGGGCTGGCCACTGGAGCTGGCTCATCGGTTGGCCAGCATAGTGGCAGCTTTTGTGGTGGAGAACTGGGGAGCTCGGGCAGGTATGCCTTCGCTAGAGGAAGCTAAGAAGCGCTACGAAGCTACTTTTGGGCTCCCCTTTCCAGAATAA
- a CDS encoding enoyl-ACP reductase FabI: MGLVTGKRALVLGVANKHSIAWGIAQVLHREGASLWLNYQNERFYKNVAELAAELDPNIPLSECDVTKPEQVENLFAEIEKRWGKLDILVHSLAFAPREALEGEFYKTTLEQWNIAMEVSAYSLVLCARHAKPLLEKEGGSIITLTYLGSQRAVKNYNVMGVAKAALEAAVRYLAADLGPFNIRVNAISAGPIKTVAARGVAGFSSILKVVEEKAPLRRNVTQEEVGKVALFLASDLASAVTGEVIFVDCGFHAVGV, translated from the coding sequence TTGGGATTGGTAACGGGTAAGAGGGCGCTGGTCTTAGGGGTGGCCAACAAGCACTCTATCGCCTGGGGGATAGCCCAGGTGCTGCACCGGGAGGGGGCCTCGCTCTGGCTTAACTACCAGAACGAGCGTTTCTACAAAAACGTGGCCGAGCTGGCGGCAGAGCTTGATCCCAATATCCCTCTCTCGGAGTGCGACGTCACCAAGCCGGAGCAGGTAGAAAACCTGTTTGCCGAGATCGAAAAGCGCTGGGGGAAGCTCGACATACTGGTGCACTCTCTGGCCTTTGCCCCCAGGGAGGCGCTGGAAGGGGAGTTTTACAAGACCACTTTAGAGCAGTGGAACATAGCCATGGAGGTAAGCGCCTACTCTCTGGTGTTGTGTGCCCGGCACGCCAAGCCTTTATTGGAAAAAGAAGGAGGTAGCATCATCACCTTAACCTACCTCGGCTCGCAGCGGGCGGTGAAAAACTACAACGTCATGGGCGTGGCCAAGGCAGCACTGGAGGCGGCGGTGCGTTACCTAGCCGCCGACCTTGGTCCTTTCAATATAAGGGTTAACGCCATTTCTGCCGGTCCCATCAAAACCGTAGCCGCCCGGGGGGTGGCCGGTTTCTCCTCTATTCTGAAGGTGGTAGAAGAAAAAGCTCCTCTGCGGCGCAATGTGACCCAGGAGGAGGTGGGCAAGGTAGCTCTCTTCTTGGCTTCCGATCTGGCCAGCGCCGTGACCGGAGAGGTAATCTTTGTCGATTGCGGCTTTCACGCCGTGGGCGTTTAG